The genomic window CTGGGGGGTCGGCCGATGATCGCCCCGCCGCTCGTTCCGCTCGCCGAGGCCGTCGCCGCGGCGGCCTCCGCCTCGAGCGTCACCTCGCCGTGGCCGTTCGGGCTGCTCGCGCTCGTCGCGGTCGTCTCCGCGGTGATGGTCGTCGCCCGCCGCAAGACGCTCGTCTGCGCGCTGTTCCTCGTGCTGCACCTGCTCGCCGTGGCGGGGCTCTACGCGCTGCTCGGCGCCTTCGTGCTCGCCGCGCTGCAGGTGATCATCTACGCCGGGGCGATCCTCGTGCTGATCGTCTTCGTGGTCATGCTGCTCAACGTCCGGCGCGAGTCGGAGGGCGGGCGGAGCGCGGCGACGACGACGATCGGGATCGGCGTCGGCGCGCTCCTCGCGCTCGCCCTCGGCCGCGCGGCGCGCGACCTCTCGACGCAGACGCCGGACGGCGTCTCCCCCGGCTTC from bacterium includes these protein-coding regions:
- a CDS encoding NADH-quinone oxidoreductase subunit J, translated to LGGRPMIAPPLVPLAEAVAAAASASSVTSPWPFGLLALVAVVSAVMVVARRKTLVCALFLVLHLLAVAGLYALLGAFVLAALQVIIYAGAILVLIVFVVMLLNVRRESEGGRSAATTTIGIGVGALLALALGRAARDLSTQTPDGVSPGFGTVARLGDAIFGAYFFPFELVSLVIVAGMVGAVIFAKRKLED